Proteins encoded by one window of Actinocorallia herbida:
- a CDS encoding bifunctional glycosyltransferase family 2/GtrA family protein yields the protein MSATIDLPEGSQARAAFPAPRRPEKLVEVVIPVYNEEHVLEASVRRLHAYLSEGFPYGFRITVADNASTDRTSEVAARIAADLPRVRAVRLDRKGRGLALRHVWSASDADVVAYMDVDLSTDLDGFLPLVAPLLTGHSDLAIGSRLGRGSNVVRGMKRELISRCYNLLLRTTLAARFSDAQCGFKAARTQVVQALLPQVEDDAWFFDTELLLLAQRTGLRIHEVPVDWVDDPDSRVDVTKTALDDLKGMARVARRIARGRFGAKAPTPLSRDLPRGMARQIPRFALVGIASTVAQLVLYVLLRSIMSPLAANALSLLITTVGNTAANRRFTFGVTGRADALRHQVQGGIAFLIGLGLSTGALALLHGLADRPSRGLEVAVVLVANALATLLRFLLMRVWVFGPRTAKENAS from the coding sequence ATGAGCGCAACCATCGACCTCCCCGAAGGGAGTCAAGCGCGGGCCGCGTTTCCGGCGCCCCGCCGTCCGGAGAAGCTGGTCGAGGTCGTCATCCCCGTCTACAACGAGGAGCACGTCCTGGAGGCCAGCGTCCGCCGCCTGCACGCCTACCTCTCCGAAGGCTTCCCCTACGGCTTCCGGATCACCGTCGCCGACAACGCCAGCACCGACCGCACCTCCGAGGTCGCCGCGCGGATCGCCGCCGACCTGCCCCGGGTGCGCGCGGTGCGGCTCGACCGCAAGGGCCGGGGCCTGGCGCTGCGGCACGTGTGGAGCGCCAGCGACGCCGACGTGGTCGCCTACATGGACGTCGACCTGTCGACCGACCTCGACGGCTTCCTGCCGCTGGTCGCGCCGCTGCTGACGGGCCACTCCGACCTCGCGATCGGCAGCCGCCTCGGCCGGGGCTCGAACGTGGTGCGCGGGATGAAACGGGAGCTCATCTCGCGCTGTTACAACCTGCTGCTGCGCACCACCCTCGCGGCCCGCTTCTCCGACGCCCAGTGCGGCTTCAAGGCGGCCCGCACCCAGGTGGTCCAGGCGCTGCTGCCCCAGGTGGAGGACGACGCCTGGTTCTTCGACACCGAGCTGCTGCTGCTGGCCCAGCGCACCGGCCTGCGCATCCACGAGGTGCCCGTCGACTGGGTGGACGACCCCGACAGCCGCGTCGACGTCACCAAGACCGCCCTGGACGACCTCAAGGGCATGGCCAGGGTCGCCCGCCGGATCGCGCGGGGCCGGTTCGGCGCCAAGGCGCCCACCCCGCTCTCGCGGGACCTCCCGCGCGGGATGGCCCGCCAGATCCCGCGGTTCGCCCTCGTCGGGATCGCCAGCACCGTCGCACAGCTCGTCCTTTATGTCCTGCTGCGCTCGATCATGTCCCCGCTCGCGGCGAACGCCCTGAGCCTGCTGATCACGACCGTCGGCAACACCGCGGCCAACCGGCGCTTCACCTTCGGCGTCACCGGACGGGCCGACGCGCTGCGCCACCAGGTGCAGGGCGGCATCGCCTTCCTCATCGGCCTCGGCCTGTCCACCGGCGCCCTCGCCCTCCTGCACGGGCTGGCCGACCGGCCCTCGCGCGGGCTGGAGGTCGCCGTCGTCCTCGTGGCGAACGCCCTGGCCACCCTTCTACGGTTCCTGCTGATGCGCGTGTGGGTGTTCGGCCCGCGCACCGCCAAGGAGAACGCCTCATGA
- a CDS encoding ArnT family glycosyltransferase, translating to MTAVLDAPAGAPSVKERPLIARVFLGRADDPRWARPLLWALLVLTGALYTWNLSASGDANTYYAAAVYSGAESWKAWFFGALDAGSFITVDKPPFALWVMGLSARIFGYSSWSMLLPQALMGVAAVGVLYSSVRRGLAERLGAGGAAAAASVAALVLALTPITVAINRDNNPDTLLVLLLVGAAWCCRRAIANGRLLPLLGCAALLGCAFNTKMLQGFLPLPAFASAYLVLADASLFRRIRNLLLAGVALIVAGGWWMGVVALIPADSRPYIGGSTDNTVWDLVIGYNGLGRIFGNESGGGGMGGGASFGGEAGAGRLFNDIIAGQISWLLPAAVLLGVAALALVGRAGRTDPARALLVLWGGWLLLHYAVFSFAEGTFHPYYTTAVAPAVAALVGAGGALLWRAPRALGWVLPLTVAVTGVWAFEVLHRTPDWQPWVAWVVAGAAFAAVLALLIVAYGPRAGRVLTACALTTALVAGLAGPAAYAVSTASGPVNGTNPTAGPDTGAGFGGMGRGGGGFPGGGQGPSGTPDGQGFPGGGGQGFPGGQAPTGFPGGQDGSGTGQTDQDAQPGPTGETDQTGETDQTGQADTSGQDGRGGFGGGGGFGGRGGLDDETVAYLEENQGSAKWLVAVSDAQTAATLILGTGRPVISMGGFTGSDDAMTVERLKALVADGSLRYIVVGGGRGPQGDGGGEVDTWVEENATVVDEVGDGSLYLLSAE from the coding sequence ATGACCGCAGTCCTCGACGCGCCCGCAGGGGCGCCGTCCGTGAAGGAGCGCCCCCTGATAGCGCGCGTGTTCCTCGGAAGGGCCGACGACCCCCGTTGGGCCCGTCCCCTCCTCTGGGCGCTGCTGGTGCTCACCGGCGCCCTGTACACCTGGAACCTCTCGGCGTCCGGCGACGCCAACACCTACTACGCCGCGGCCGTCTACTCCGGGGCGGAGAGCTGGAAAGCCTGGTTCTTCGGCGCGCTCGACGCGGGCTCGTTCATCACCGTCGACAAGCCGCCGTTCGCGCTGTGGGTGATGGGCCTGTCGGCGCGGATCTTCGGCTACTCGAGCTGGAGCATGCTGCTCCCGCAGGCGCTCATGGGCGTCGCGGCCGTCGGCGTCCTGTACTCCTCGGTGCGCCGCGGCCTGGCCGAGCGGCTCGGCGCGGGCGGGGCCGCCGCGGCGGCGAGCGTCGCCGCGCTGGTCCTCGCGCTGACCCCGATCACGGTGGCGATCAACCGGGACAACAACCCGGACACGCTGCTGGTGCTGCTGCTCGTCGGCGCGGCCTGGTGCTGCCGGCGGGCGATCGCGAACGGGAGGCTGCTCCCGTTGCTCGGCTGCGCCGCGCTGCTCGGCTGCGCCTTCAACACCAAGATGCTCCAGGGCTTCCTGCCGCTGCCCGCCTTCGCCTCGGCCTACCTGGTGCTGGCCGACGCGTCGCTCTTCCGGAGGATCAGGAACCTGCTCCTCGCGGGCGTCGCGCTGATCGTCGCCGGCGGCTGGTGGATGGGCGTCGTGGCGCTCATCCCGGCCGACAGCCGCCCCTACATCGGCGGCAGCACCGACAACACGGTGTGGGACCTGGTGATCGGCTACAACGGGCTCGGCCGGATCTTCGGCAACGAGTCCGGCGGCGGCGGCATGGGCGGCGGGGCGAGCTTCGGCGGCGAGGCAGGGGCCGGCCGGCTGTTCAACGACATCATCGCGGGCCAGATCTCCTGGCTGCTGCCCGCGGCCGTGCTGCTCGGCGTCGCGGCCCTGGCGCTGGTCGGGCGCGCCGGGCGCACCGACCCGGCGCGGGCGCTGCTCGTGCTGTGGGGCGGCTGGCTGCTGCTGCACTACGCCGTGTTCAGCTTCGCCGAGGGCACCTTCCACCCGTACTACACGACGGCCGTGGCCCCGGCCGTGGCCGCGCTCGTCGGGGCGGGCGGCGCGCTGCTGTGGCGGGCGCCCCGCGCGCTCGGCTGGGTGCTCCCGCTGACCGTCGCGGTCACCGGCGTCTGGGCCTTCGAAGTGCTGCACCGCACGCCCGACTGGCAGCCGTGGGTCGCCTGGGTCGTCGCGGGCGCCGCCTTCGCCGCGGTCCTCGCGCTGCTGATCGTGGCCTATGGACCGCGCGCGGGCCGGGTGCTCACGGCCTGCGCGCTGACGACCGCGCTCGTCGCGGGGCTCGCCGGCCCCGCCGCCTACGCCGTCTCGACGGCGAGCGGGCCCGTGAACGGCACCAACCCGACCGCGGGGCCGGACACCGGCGCCGGCTTCGGCGGGATGGGCCGCGGGGGCGGCGGCTTCCCCGGCGGCGGCCAGGGACCGTCCGGGACGCCGGACGGCCAGGGCTTCCCCGGCGGGGGCGGCCAGGGCTTCCCCGGCGGCCAGGCGCCGACCGGGTTCCCGGGCGGCCAGGACGGGTCGGGCACCGGCCAGACGGACCAGGACGCGCAACCGGGTCCGACCGGCGAGACGGACCAGACCGGCGAGACGGACCAGACCGGACAGGCCGACACGTCCGGCCAGGACGGCCGGGGCGGGTTCGGCGGCGGCGGGGGCTTCGGCGGCCGGGGCGGTCTCGACGACGAGACCGTGGCCTACCTGGAGGAGAACCAGGGCTCGGCCAAGTGGCTCGTGGCGGTCTCCGACGCGCAGACCGCGGCGACGCTCATCCTCGGCACGGGCCGTCCGGTGATCTCGATGGGCGGGTTCACCGGCTCGGACGACGCGATGACGGTCGAGCGGCTCAAGGCGCTCGTCGCCGACGGCAGCCTCAGGTACATCGTCGTCGGCGGGGGCCGCGGGCCCCAGGGCGACGGCGGGGGAGAGGTCGACACCTGGGTCGAGGAGAACGCGACGGTGGTGGACGAGGTCGGCGACGGCTCGCTCTACCTGCTGTCGGCCGAGTGA
- a CDS encoding polysaccharide deacetylase family protein: protein MPTLHKFAVLVLGAALLFGLLLAPRPEEDASEVVARPSGAATAAPAAATATPTAKPTPTKTTPPPPQPASAAAIAAKANELGQVPVIMYHRIIAKPFSSIDRTPEELRKELESLAKGNYVPITAADFVRGTIDIPAGAHPVVLTFDDGNPTQFALDPAGNPVPDTAVGVLFEVASRYPSFRPVATFYINKDPFQLGEEANPGVTWLVQHGFEIGNHTQTHPNLAGMARKSVESEISKNESVVEKISGTRSVTFAYPFGNPPRSKAKDNAFVAKGPTWDFKGIFLAGWRPSVSVFAKEFDPTSIARIRSEDKVKEDGCDKFCSTAWIEWLEKNPEQRFTSDGDKATVTAPSSVIGGLDPDWAAQGRFY, encoded by the coding sequence GTGCCCACCCTTCACAAGTTCGCCGTGCTCGTGCTCGGCGCAGCGTTGCTGTTCGGCCTCCTGCTCGCGCCACGGCCGGAGGAGGACGCCTCCGAGGTCGTCGCCCGGCCTTCGGGGGCGGCCACCGCCGCGCCCGCGGCCGCGACCGCCACGCCGACGGCCAAGCCGACGCCGACCAAGACGACCCCGCCGCCTCCGCAGCCCGCCTCGGCGGCGGCCATCGCGGCCAAGGCCAACGAGCTCGGCCAGGTGCCGGTGATCATGTACCACCGGATCATCGCCAAGCCGTTCTCCTCGATCGACCGCACTCCCGAGGAGCTGCGCAAGGAGCTGGAGTCCCTGGCCAAGGGGAACTATGTGCCGATCACCGCGGCCGACTTCGTGCGCGGGACGATCGACATCCCGGCCGGGGCCCACCCCGTCGTGCTGACCTTCGACGACGGCAATCCCACCCAGTTCGCGCTGGACCCCGCGGGCAACCCCGTGCCGGACACCGCGGTCGGCGTCCTGTTCGAGGTGGCGTCGCGGTACCCGTCCTTCCGTCCGGTGGCGACGTTCTACATCAACAAGGACCCGTTCCAGCTCGGCGAGGAGGCCAACCCGGGCGTCACGTGGCTGGTCCAGCACGGGTTCGAGATCGGCAACCACACCCAGACGCATCCGAACCTCGCGGGCATGGCGCGCAAGAGCGTCGAGTCGGAGATCTCGAAGAACGAGTCGGTCGTGGAGAAGATCTCCGGCACCCGGTCCGTCACGTTCGCGTATCCGTTCGGCAATCCGCCGCGCTCGAAGGCCAAGGACAACGCGTTCGTGGCCAAAGGCCCGACCTGGGACTTCAAGGGGATCTTCCTTGCGGGGTGGCGGCCGTCGGTCTCGGTCTTCGCCAAGGAGTTCGACCCGACCAGTATCGCCCGCATCCGGTCGGAGGATAAGGTCAAGGAGGACGGCTGCGACAAGTTCTGCTCCACGGCCTGGATCGAATGGCTGGAGAAGAACCCGGAGCAGCGGTTCACTTCCGACGGGGACAAGGCCACGGTCACCGCTCCGTCGTCGGTCATCGGCGGCCTCGACCCCGACTGGGCGGCCCAGGGACGCTTCTACTGA
- the rpsA gene encoding 30S ribosomal protein S1, which translates to MTSSTEATSTTPQVAVNDIGSAEDFLAAIDLTIKYFNDGDIVEGTVVKVDRDEVLLDIGYKTEGVIPSRELSIKHDVDPNEVVSVGDEVEALVLQKEDKEGRLILSKKRAQYERAWGTIEKIKDEDGIVTGTVIEVVKGGLILDIGLRGFLPASLVEMRRVRDLQPYVGKELEAKIIELDKNRNNVVLSRRAWLEQTQSEVRQTFLNTLQKGQVRKGVVSSIVNFGAFVDLGGVDGLVHVSELSWKHIDHPSEVVEVGQEVTVEVLDVDMERERVSLSLKATQEDPWQQFARTHQIGQVVPGRVTKLVPFGAFVRVEEGIEGLVHISELAERHVEIPEQVVQVGDEIFVKIIDIDLDRRRISLSLKQANEGAVEVTDEDFDPTLYGMPAEYDAEGNYKYPEGFDAETGEWLEGFDSQRETWERQYAEARTRFEAHRKQIDEARKADAEAAGGEGGGQTTSYSGGAEETTGGALATDEALAALREKLSGNQ; encoded by the coding sequence ATGACGAGCAGCACCGAAGCCACCTCGACCACCCCGCAGGTAGCGGTCAACGACATCGGTTCCGCCGAGGATTTCCTCGCCGCGATCGACCTGACCATCAAGTACTTCAATGACGGCGACATCGTCGAAGGCACCGTCGTCAAGGTCGACCGAGACGAGGTCTTGCTCGACATCGGCTACAAGACCGAGGGCGTGATCCCGTCCCGCGAGCTTTCGATCAAGCACGACGTCGACCCCAACGAGGTCGTCTCCGTCGGTGACGAGGTCGAGGCCCTGGTCCTCCAGAAGGAGGACAAGGAAGGTCGCCTGATCCTGTCCAAGAAGCGCGCTCAGTACGAGCGGGCCTGGGGCACGATCGAGAAGATCAAGGACGAGGACGGCATCGTCACCGGTACGGTCATCGAGGTCGTCAAGGGTGGTCTCATCCTCGACATCGGCCTCCGCGGCTTCCTCCCGGCGTCGCTGGTCGAGATGCGCCGCGTCCGCGACCTCCAGCCGTACGTCGGCAAGGAGCTCGAGGCCAAGATCATCGAGCTGGACAAGAACCGCAACAACGTGGTCCTGTCCCGCCGTGCCTGGCTGGAGCAGACCCAGTCCGAGGTCCGCCAGACGTTCCTCAACACCCTCCAGAAGGGCCAGGTCCGCAAGGGCGTCGTGTCCTCGATCGTCAACTTCGGTGCGTTCGTGGACCTCGGCGGCGTCGACGGCCTGGTGCACGTCTCGGAGCTGTCCTGGAAGCACATCGACCACCCGTCCGAGGTCGTCGAGGTCGGCCAGGAGGTCACGGTCGAGGTCCTGGACGTCGACATGGAGCGCGAGCGCGTCTCCCTGTCGCTGAAGGCGACCCAGGAAGACCCGTGGCAGCAGTTCGCCCGCACCCACCAGATCGGCCAGGTCGTGCCCGGCCGGGTCACCAAGCTGGTGCCGTTCGGTGCGTTCGTCCGGGTCGAGGAGGGCATCGAGGGCCTGGTCCACATCTCCGAGCTGGCCGAGCGCCACGTGGAGATCCCGGAGCAGGTCGTCCAGGTCGGCGACGAGATCTTCGTCAAGATCATCGACATCGACCTCGACCGCCGTCGCATCAGCCTCTCGCTGAAGCAGGCGAACGAGGGCGCCGTCGAGGTCACCGACGAGGACTTCGACCCGACCCTGTACGGCATGCCGGCCGAGTACGACGCCGAGGGCAACTACAAGTACCCCGAAGGCTTCGACGCCGAGACCGGCGAGTGGCTGGAAGGCTTCGACTCGCAGCGCGAGACCTGGGAGCGGCAGTACGCCGAGGCCCGGACCCGCTTCGAGGCGCACCGCAAGCAGATCGACGAGGCCCGCAAGGCCGACGCCGAGGCTGCGGGCGGCGAGGGCGGCGGCCAGACCACCTCCTACAGCGGTGGCGCTGAGGAGACCACGGGTGGCGCCCTGGCGACCGACGAGGCTCTGGCGGCTCTCCGCGAGAAGCTGTCGGGCAACCAGTAG